In Deinococcus fonticola, a single window of DNA contains:
- the rpmG gene encoding 50S ribosomal protein L33, whose translation MAKDGPRIIVKMESSAGTGFYYTTTKNRRNTQAKMELRKYDPVAKKHVVFKEKKV comes from the coding sequence ATGGCGAAAGACGGCCCCCGGATCATCGTGAAGATGGAAAGCAGTGCAGGCACTGGCTTCTACTACACCACCACCAAAAACCGCCGCAACACGCAGGCCAAAATGGAACTGCGCAAGTACGACCCCGTGGCCAAGAAGCACGTGGTCTTCAAGGAGAAAAAGGTCTGA
- the secE gene encoding preprotein translocase subunit SecE: protein MNLFKYFSDARAELARVTWPTRTEVIEGTQATLIFLVALTLIVWLMDTIFGLGIQAALR from the coding sequence ATGAATCTCTTCAAGTACTTCAGCGACGCACGCGCCGAACTGGCCCGTGTGACGTGGCCGACCCGCACGGAAGTCATTGAGGGAACGCAGGCGACGCTGATTTTTCTGGTGGCCCTGACCTTAATTGTCTGGCTGATGGACACGATTTTCGGCCTCGGCATTCAAGCGGCGCTCAGGTAG
- the nusG gene encoding transcription termination/antitermination protein NusG produces the protein MSIEWYAVHTYVGQEDRVQEQLMDRAKKLGMFYTKIFQVIQPEEEAVELQEGGKKVTVKRKLFPGYVFVQMDVEDDDAPGELGESWEVVRGTNGVTGFVGTATRPVPLSPEEVQRLLASVGVAAQPAVEEAPKIKVDFKAGDMVRVTSGPFADFSGVVGEVNMAQSKVKVLVSIFGRETPVELDFSQVTK, from the coding sequence ATGAGCATCGAGTGGTACGCCGTTCACACCTACGTCGGTCAGGAAGACCGCGTGCAGGAACAACTGATGGATCGGGCGAAGAAACTGGGCATGTTCTACACCAAGATCTTCCAGGTGATTCAGCCGGAAGAAGAGGCCGTGGAACTCCAGGAAGGTGGCAAGAAAGTCACCGTGAAACGCAAACTGTTCCCCGGTTACGTGTTCGTGCAGATGGACGTTGAGGATGACGACGCGCCGGGCGAACTGGGCGAATCGTGGGAAGTGGTGCGCGGCACCAACGGCGTTACCGGCTTCGTCGGCACCGCCACCCGCCCGGTTCCGCTGTCGCCGGAGGAAGTGCAGCGCCTGCTGGCTTCGGTCGGCGTGGCGGCCCAGCCGGCCGTGGAGGAAGCCCCGAAAATCAAGGTGGACTTCAAGGCGGGCGACATGGTGCGCGTTACCTCCGGCCCGTTCGCGGATTTCAGCGGCGTGGTGGGCGAGGTCAACATGGCCCAGTCCAAGGTGAAGGTGCTGGTCAGCATCTTCGGGCGCGAAACGCCGGTGGAACTGGATTTCTCGCAGGTCACGAAGTAA
- the rplK gene encoding 50S ribosomal protein L11 produces the protein MKKVTGIVKLQLPAGKATPAPPVGPALGQYGANIMEFTKAFNAQTADKGDAIIPVEITIFADRSFTFITKTPPMSYLIRKAAGVGKGSSTPNKNKVGKLNWDQVLEIAKTKMPDLNAGSLEAAANTVAGTARSMGVTIEGAPNA, from the coding sequence ATGAAGAAAGTGACAGGGATTGTCAAACTGCAACTCCCGGCAGGCAAGGCCACGCCGGCCCCGCCCGTCGGCCCGGCCTTGGGTCAGTACGGCGCGAACATCATGGAGTTCACCAAGGCCTTCAACGCCCAGACGGCGGACAAAGGTGACGCGATCATTCCCGTGGAAATCACCATTTTCGCAGATCGCAGCTTCACGTTCATCACCAAGACCCCCCCCATGAGCTACCTGATCCGCAAGGCCGCAGGCGTGGGCAAGGGCAGCAGCACCCCCAATAAGAACAAGGTGGGCAAACTGAACTGGGATCAGGTGCTGGAAATCGCCAAGACCAAAATGCCCGACCTGAACGCCGGCAGCCTCGAAGCCGCCGCGAACACCGTGGCGGGTACGGCCCGCAGCATGGGCGTCACCATCGAGGGGGCCCCCAATGCCTAA
- the rplJ gene encoding 50S ribosomal protein L10 yields the protein MANEKNQQTFSNLKDSLSGIETFYVVDYQGLTAGQLSKLRKDIREKGGQLIVAKNTLINLALQDGGKDFTDALKGPSALVLAQEDPAGVAKALSDAAKGNDKGIPAIKGGFVEGNKVDVKVVERLASLGSKTTLQAELVGVLSAHLSNFVGILEAYKEKLEGEGQSA from the coding sequence GTGGCGAACGAAAAGAACCAGCAGACGTTCAGCAACCTCAAGGACAGCCTTTCGGGCATCGAGACGTTCTACGTCGTTGATTACCAGGGCCTGACCGCCGGGCAACTGAGCAAACTGCGTAAAGACATCCGCGAGAAGGGTGGGCAACTGATCGTTGCCAAGAACACCCTGATCAACCTGGCCCTGCAAGACGGCGGCAAGGACTTCACCGACGCCCTGAAAGGGCCTTCAGCCCTGGTGCTGGCCCAGGAAGACCCCGCCGGGGTCGCCAAGGCCCTCAGCGACGCCGCCAAAGGCAACGACAAGGGCATTCCCGCCATCAAGGGCGGCTTTGTTGAAGGCAACAAGGTCGACGTGAAGGTCGTGGAACGCCTCGCCAGCCTCGGCAGCAAGACCACCTTGCAGGCCGAACTGGTCGGTGTGCTCAGCGCGCACCTCAGCAACTTCGTGGGCATCCTCGAAGCGTACAAAGAAAAACTCGAAGGCGAAGGCCAGAGCGCTTAA
- the rplA gene encoding 50S ribosomal protein L1 yields the protein MPKHGKRYNALVSKVDRNKQYTIDEAAALVKEIATAKFDETVEVHFRLGIDPRKSDQNVRGTVALPHGTGRTIRVAAITKGENVAAAEAAGADVAGGDELIERIAGGFMDFDAVVATPDMMAAVGQKLARLLGPRGLLPNPKSGTVGPDVAGMVKGLKAGRIEFRNDKTGVVHAPIGKASFESGNLSANFGALVSALEAAKPGSAKGVFVRSAYLTTTMGPSIPLTLSSSSA from the coding sequence ATGCCTAAGCACGGCAAACGTTACAACGCGCTGGTCAGCAAAGTGGATCGCAACAAGCAGTACACCATCGACGAAGCGGCCGCCCTGGTGAAGGAAATTGCCACGGCCAAATTCGACGAGACTGTGGAAGTTCACTTCCGCCTGGGCATCGATCCCCGCAAGAGCGACCAGAACGTGCGCGGCACGGTCGCCCTGCCTCACGGCACGGGCCGCACCATCCGCGTGGCCGCCATCACCAAGGGTGAAAACGTGGCAGCTGCCGAAGCGGCCGGCGCCGACGTGGCCGGTGGCGATGAGCTGATCGAACGCATCGCCGGTGGCTTCATGGACTTCGACGCCGTGGTGGCCACCCCCGACATGATGGCCGCTGTCGGTCAGAAACTCGCCCGTCTGCTCGGGCCCCGCGGTCTGCTGCCCAACCCCAAGAGCGGCACCGTCGGCCCCGACGTGGCCGGCATGGTTAAGGGTCTGAAAGCGGGCCGGATCGAATTCCGTAACGACAAGACCGGCGTTGTTCATGCTCCCATCGGCAAGGCCAGCTTCGAGTCCGGCAACCTCAGCGCCAACTTCGGCGCCCTGGTGTCTGCTCTGGAAGCCGCCAAGCCCGGCAGCGCCAAGGGCGTGTTCGTGCGCAGCGCGTACCTGACCACCACCATGGGGCCGAGCATTCCCCTGACCCTCAGCAGCAGCAGCGCCTAA